One segment of Sesamum indicum cultivar Zhongzhi No. 13 linkage group LG4, S_indicum_v1.0, whole genome shotgun sequence DNA contains the following:
- the LOC105159808 gene encoding uncharacterized protein LOC105159808, whose translation MNPDEDGGESPCKVDVEYEWLPQKCNSCMTLGHSAKDCVLNKPKPVKPPIAVYVPKVGMLQEPTRPERNRNHPREDDDTTNIPSRPPHMPYRNKSRPPPASVVEKQREGREYTRDTTGPSREERAQIQSFLLPQWKWYVDYGSSGNRVWIAWNDSFIDVAVVECGTQFIHCLVTIRAIHESIVVTVVYGAIKVVDRRELWNALENLAIQCADIPWLIGGDFNAVRDLSEVCGTSGDIRTAMEDFNAAIQNTGLLPLPMQGEWYTWHNHSATPRNLWKRLDRMLINDRWMARFPNTFYSVLTPRTSDHSPMVLYGDRQQQYGGMFRFDNYLARSPEFIPSVQNIWQHNIIGTPVYAVTRKLKALKPIFQEQRRNKRDLSHNVQMAKGFLEAAQLLVSSSRRDEL comes from the exons atgaatccGGATGAGGACGGAGGCGAATCACCTTGTAAAGTAGAcgttgagtacgaatggctacCACAGAAGTGCAACAGTTGTATGACATTGGGACACTCTGCTAAAGATTGTGTTctcaacaaaccaaaaccagTTAAACCACCGATCGCGGTATATGTACCCAAAGTGGGGATGCTGCAAGAACCAACAAGGCCTGAACGGAATCGGAACCACCCTAGGGAGGATGATGATACTACTAATATACCATCCCGGCCACCACATATGCCTTATCGGAATAAGAGTAGACCACCACCAGCTTCAGTGGTAGAAAAGCAGAGGGAGGGACGTGAGTACACTAGAGATACAACCGGCCCAAGTCGTGAGGAGAGGG ctcaaattcaatcttttctcTTACCCCAATGGAAATGGTATGTGGATTATGGATCTTCTGGTAATCGCGTGTGGATTGCATGGAATGAtagttttattgatgttgctgtggttgaatgtggaacACAATTTATACATTGTCTTGTTACTATCCGTGCAATACATGAGTCAATTGTTGTTACTGTCGTTTATGGAGCTATTAAGGTGGTTGATAGGAGAGAATTATGGAATGCCCTGGAAAATTTAGCTATACAGTGTGCTGATATCCCATGGTTGATTGGaggggactttaatgcagtTCGCGACCTCAGCGAAGTATGTGGCACATCAGGGGATATCCGAACAGCTATGGAAGACTTTAATGCAGCCATTCAGAATACAGGACTACTACcactacccatgcagggagagtggtacacatggcacaaccaCAGTGCGACACCACGGAACCTCTGGAAAAGATTGGACCGCatgttgataaatgatagatggatggcacgGTTCCCTAACACATTCTACTCGGTCCTTACACCAcgcacttcagaccactcaccgATGGTATTATATGGGGACCGACAGCAgcaatatggaggtatgttccgatttgataactacctcGCTCGTTCACCTGAGTTTATtcctagtgtgcagaatatatggcaacataatattattgggACGCCTGtgtatgctgtgacacgcAAACTCAAAGCATTGAAACCAATCTTCCAAGAGCAAAGGCGGAATAAAAGGGACCTATCGCACAATGTCCAAATGgcgaaagggtttcttgaagcagCACAACTACTAGTAAGCTCAAGCAGGCGAGATGAGCTATAG
- the LOC105159809 gene encoding uncharacterized protein LOC105159809 translates to MLNIAMWNVRGLNKRDHQLALKDMVSEYRLHFLAWDENLIDVHILSMREQFIHYCVTNRVDDEPVFITVTYGASEVIAHLSLWTTLETLVEQYTNIPWLVGGDFNAVRDLNEVCGISGDIRMAMDEFNTDIQEARLMSLPMQGEWYTWHNCSTSTRSLWKRLDRFLINDRWLAKFPMSFYHSLTPRTSDHSPLVIHGDTQQQHGGMFRFDNYLALSSDFIPSMQNIWQHKMVGVLMQHKMVGVPMFAVTRKMKALKLIFRTLKRNKGDLTLNVHLAKGFLDEAQNLVSSDRQNELYLCLEHCCRIVYAKAAKLEQIMLQQRAKMQWMKDGDQCSKVFFRKIAQRRVTSRILQINDENGTTHTEQGEVALEFLAYYQNLLGGTRRRVPMDIRYLRLWARHIITDEEAAHLLLPFSPDDVKQAVFDIAEDNAPGPDDFSSGFFKAAWLVVRSYKGGVGIFCCGETSSTPKKSHTLALATTTTADDEGGAPADEEEKDGDRRRPKT, encoded by the exons atgttgaacattgCCATGTGGAATGTCCGAgggctgaacaaacgagaccatcagctcgctttAAAGGACATGGTCTCTGAATACAGGTTACATTTCCTAG CTTGGGATGAAAATCTTATTGATGTTCATATTCTTAGCATGAGAGAACAATTTATACATTATTGTGTCACTAATAGAGTTGACGATGAACCTGTCTTTATTACTGTTACTTATGGTGCTTCCGAGGTGATCGCCCATCTGTCTCTTTGGACTACATTAGAGACATTAGTTGAACAGTACACGAACATTCCGTGGCTGGTGGGAGGGGACTTCAATGCTGTCCGAGATCTTAATGAGGTTTGTGGCATATCAGGTGACATCAGGATGGCCATGGATGAATTTAATACCGATATTCAAGAAGCAAGATTGATGTCATTGCCTATGCAAGGCGAATGGTACACGTGGCACAATTGTAGTACGAGCACGAGGAGTTTGTGGAAGCGATTGGATAGGTTccttattaatgatagatggctcGCAAAATTTCCCATGTCATTCTACCATAGCCTCACTCCGCGTACGTCGGATCACTCACCATTAGTCATTCATGGGGACACACAACAACAACacggaggtatgtttcgatttgataactaccttGCCCTATCATCTGATTTTATTCCTAGCATGCAGAATATCTGGCAGCATAAGATGGTGGGTGTGCTTATGCAGCATAAGATGGTGGGTGTGCCTATGTTTGCGGTGACACGTAAAATGAAAGCCCTCAAACTGATCTTCCGAACGCTGAAAAGGAACAAGGGAGACTTAACACTCAATGTACATTTGGCCAAAGGATTCCTAGATGAGGCGCAAAACTTGGTGAGCTCCGACAGACAGAATGAACTTTACCTGTGCTTGGAGCACTGCTGTCGGATtgtttatgcaaaagcggCCAAGCTGGAACAAATTATGCTACAGCAGAGAGcgaaaatgcagtggatgaaggatGGGGACCAATGCTCCAAGGTCTTCTTTCGCAAAATTGCTCAAAGACGGGTGACAAGCAGAATCTTGCAGATAAACGATGAGAATGGCACCACCCACACAGAACAAGGGGAAGTCGCTCTTGAGTTTCTCGCATACTATCAAAACCTCTTAGGAGGTACCAGACGACGTGTACCGATGGATATTCGCTACCTTAGACTGTGGGCGAGGCATATTATTACCGATGAGGAAGCTGCTCACCTACTCCTTCCATTCTCACCGGACGATGTTAAGCAAGCAGTATTCGATATTGCAGAGGATAACGCACCGGGACCTGATGACTTctcatcaggattctttaaagcagcctggcTAGTGGTAAGAAGTTACAAGGGTGGTGTTGGAATTTTTTGCTGCGGGGAAACTTCTTCTACACCAAAAAAATCACACACACTTGCCCTAGCAACCACAACCACCGCCGACGATGAGGGAGGGGCTCCGGCCGACGAGGAGGAGAAGGACGGTGATAGGAGACGGCCGAAAACTTAA